From one Triticum aestivum cultivar Chinese Spring chromosome 4B, IWGSC CS RefSeq v2.1, whole genome shotgun sequence genomic stretch:
- the LOC123093543 gene encoding uncharacterized protein, whose translation MFLWMHPRWSFFSHDRPTDRGYSFWTLLVVASRAQRLPCLQPKARTALGRFRFHRAGQSSYVAKLTPSPSRSQRIRRGHHRQITSPPPWPGLEVHTRTRVVVSIRSPSRAPPFLLPGLLLKYQISRRALHHHNHLSILLLAPSHQPRSRIDDARAHPLLLRSASRAMLQAGSERAAPLPGAARLWVPGMSPVAADGASARAREIARRREEMLGMLRDLPEAEYELSLTDLVDKTAAAGANGCVGVAPLPAERKEASPSPSPLGLAERSASSGQAEPQQPARATEKRGSARRRGDGGSGSGLRSSSDGVLLNFYMPRSFTRSFTAPRPARTPSFSNSGRAASAVAPDDCNKRERDGDTVRCWPLPWDRRWRKSSRQRQDPASATSGELSAMLAAADHSAPADKV comes from the exons ATGTTCCTGTGGATGCACCCCCGTTGGAGCTTCTTCTCACATGACCGACCGACCGACCGGGGCTATAGCTTTTGGACTTTGCTCGTCGTTGCTTCTAGAGCGCAAAGACTTCCATGCTTGCAACCCAAGGCACGCACCGCACTCGGACGCTTTCGCTTTCACCGAGCAGGCCAGAGCTCATACGTAGCAAAGCTGACACCTTCGCCTTCTAGATCCCAGCGTATCCGCCGCGGTCACCATCGGCAGATCACGAGCCCGCCCCCGTGGCCCGGACTGGAGGTGCATACGCGTACGCGCGTCGTCGTCTCCATACGCTCGCCATCACGCGCACCGCCTTTCCtcctccccggcctcctcctcaAGTACCAAATCAGCCGTCGCGCTCTCCACCACCACAACCACTTATCCATCCTCCTCCTTGCACCGTCGCATCAACCTCGTAGCCGAATCGACGACGCGCGCGCCCACCCACTACTGCTTCGCTCGGCCTCTCGCGCCATGCTGCAGGCGGGCTCGGAGCGGGCGGCCCCGCTCCCGGGCGCGGCGAGGCTGTGGGTGCCGGGGATGAGCCCCGTGGCGGCGGACGGGGCGTCGGCCAGGGCGCGGGAGATCGCGCGGAGGCGGGAGGAGATGCTCGGCATGCTGCGCGACCTCCCCGAGGCCGAGTACGAGCTCTCCCTCACCGACCTCGTCGACAAGACCGCCGCGGCCGGGGCCAACGGCTGTGTGGGCGTGGCGCCGCTACCGGCCGAGAGGAAGGAGgcgagcccgagcccgagcccctTGGGTCTGGCCGAGCGGTCCGCGTCCAGCGGGCAGGCCGAGCCGCAGCAGCCGGCGAGGGCGACGGAGAAGCGGGGCTCCGCGAGGCGGCGCGGGGATGGCGGCAGCGGGAGCGGCCTCCGCAGCAGCAGCGACGGCGTCCTGCTCAACTTCTACATGCCGCGCTCCTTCACGCGCAGCTTCACCGCGCCGCGCCCCGCCCGCACGCCCTCCTTCTCCAACTCCGGCCGGGCCGCCAGCGCCGTCGCCCCCGACGACTGCAACAAGAG GGAGAGAGACGGCGACACGGTCAGGTGCTGGCCGCTGCCGTGGGACCGGCGGTGGCGCAAGTCGAGCCGGCAGCGGCAAGACCCGGCCTCCGCAACGTCCGGCGAGCTGTCGGCGATGCTGGCGGCGGCGGACCACTCTGCTCCCGCGGACAAAGTCTGA